The Herbiconiux sp. SALV-R1 nucleotide sequence GGGTGCATCCGGTCGCCGTGCAGGCGGCGTTCAAGTTGCCGTGCAAGGGCGAGCAGGGTCGCCTCTCCCCCGGGTCGGCCGATGAGCTGGGCGCCCATCGGGAGGCCCTCCGCCGTCTGCAGCACGGGGAGGGTGATGGCCGGCAGCCCGCTCACGTTCACGAAGGAGGTGAACGGGGTGAACAGCACCTGCTGCTCGAAGTTGTGCTCCCCGTCGTCGGGGTCGTACCAGCCGAGGGGGCGCGGAGGCAGCGCGAGCGCGGGCGTGAGCACGGCGTCGAAGCGCCCGAGCTGGGCGAGGAGCGAATGCTCGTACAGCGACAGCGTGCGCAGCGCCCAGGCGAGCTCGGAGGCAGGCAGTGCTCGCCCGCGGTGCAGGAGCCACCGGGTGAGGGGCTCGAGCAGGTGCTCGTTCGACTCGTCGGCCGGCAGCTGCGAGGCACCGGCCTGCCAGATGACGCGGAACGCGCGACCGTAGTCGGGAGCCGGCTCGAGCGCGAGGCCCTCGACGCCGTGGCCGAGCGCGTCGAGGGTGTCGCGGGCGAGGTCGAGGGCGGCCTGCGCCTCGGGGGCGACGACGACGTCGTAGTCGGCTGCCCACGGGGTGTCGGTGGTGACGCCGATCTGGAACCGGCCCTCGCCGCGGATGGCGGCGCCGAGGAAGAGCCCGTCGTCGTACTCCGGCGGCCTCAGCGTGTGGGTGAAGGCGATGCGGTCGCCCCGGCGCTCGATGAGCCCGTCGAGCAGGAACGCCGCGTCGGTGACCGTGCGGGCGAGCGGCCCGGCCACGGGCAGC carries:
- a CDS encoding amidase; protein product: MVQIHELTALEQYRLLQNRELSVLEVVDHYLDRIERLDPSLGAFTTVTPDAARERARMLDASDDRTAPLWGLPLADKDLWRRAGVRTTFGSRLFADYVPDESDALPLRVDAAGAVSLGKTATPEFGLPSHTETLVAPPARNPYDTTLSPGGSSGGAAVAVAAGLLPFAPGSDGGGSVRIPAAACGLVGLKPSRGLVPAGSGLDALAGLPVAGPLARTVTDAAFLLDGLIERRGDRIAFTHTLRPPEYDDGLFLGAAIRGEGRFQIGVTTDTPWAADYDVVVAPEAQAALDLARDTLDALGHGVEGLALEPAPDYGRAFRVIWQAGASQLPADESNEHLLEPLTRWLLHRGRALPASELAWALRTLSLYEHSLLAQLGRFDAVLTPALALPPRPLGWYDPDDGEHNFEQQVLFTPFTSFVNVSGLPAITLPVLQTAEGLPMGAQLIGRPGGEATLLALARQLERRLHGDRMHPPQW